From the Montipora capricornis isolate CH-2021 chromosome 2, ASM3666992v2, whole genome shotgun sequence genome, one window contains:
- the LOC138028557 gene encoding peptidyl-prolyl cis-trans isomerase-like 1, whose translation MFPEICSRETTFKMAAEPAKISLETSMGEIECELYWRHAPRTCKNFKELAQRGYYNNCKFHRVIKDFMIQTGDPTGTGRGGASIYGPAFEDEITRDLKHTGAGILSMANSGPHTNGSQFFITLAPTQWLDGKHTIFGRVCGGIGVVNRIGLVETDPGDRPIHDVYILGGKEVQRKP comes from the exons ATGTTCCCAGAAATCTGTTCGAGAGAAAccactttcaaaatggcggctgaacCTGCGAAGATTTCTTTAGAAACGTCAATG GGGGAAATAGAATGCGAACTATACTGGCGTCATGCTCCCAGGACTTGCAAGAATTTTAAGGAATTGGCACAGAGAGGGTATTACAACAACTGCAAGTTTCATAGAGTTATAAAG GATTTTATGATCCAGACAGGTGACCCCACAGGGACCGGAAGAGGAGGAGCTTCTATTTATGG ACCAGCATTTGAGGATGAAATCACAAGGGATTTGAAACATACAGGAGCCGGCATCCTGTCAATGGCAAATAG tggTCCACATACAAATGGGAGTCAATTCTTCATAACGTTAGCTCCAACACAGTGGCTTGATG GTAAACATACAATATTTGGCCGCGTCTGTGGGGGAATTGGTGTAGTTAATAGAATAGGCCTCGTAGAAACAGACCCTGGTGATAG ACCAATTCATGATGTTTACATATTAGGCGGAAAAGAAGTGCAAAGGAAACcatga
- the LOC138028566 gene encoding molecular chaperone MKKS-like has translation MAEKAPASRISRKKEWNSQITTLPLDDIKVKNLFKTLHDVVCSACGPNGRLKFFQSSSGGHVTVTSTSSRIFHSLSGLSHPILRLILSAVRGHLDNYSDGGLQTTLFLLSLVQSSLDLTIPRALVPQLYQHSLEFLRSHLDSCQWKMKLDFGKMKNMLTIISSIIGTKRACGLSQSDRQHIGVLIMQAFVKSLPSCTPHQDSSEEVLSPEPIPIVTCEGDSVEDSRILEGVVLRAPDIAIFPHQRKTLVGSTVKVALYNISMAGDTDEWFASDVRAETTSTGDNFSITSAVLRQMIKLADWLIAVGVRVVACQKCVHPALKQYLRDKGAFVIDRLSILHISAVQRLTGAQILSTFREDISEASFGQLDRIDHLILNDKSYIHLLPKSASSQVNTLVLCSPEETSLEELKTACQAAVCALYKTLACPYVVPGAGCLDTHLASVLRRYAQTSGSKVAEEFGCTKGQLIAVINNLAHCLESLAKSLEHDGGGHVTDSIHRHHWSVSPGAITIKPSTPRCLCGFVSRNEIMEWSLMGDLDSCVVGDCSDSVEKELEYRVLDIFSMKMNSLRTAIETANVILRVHCVVCSRISSAVT, from the exons ATGGCCGAGAAAGCTCCTGCCTCAAGGATCTCCAGAAAAAAAGAATGGAATTCGCAG ATAACAACACTGCCTCTAGATGACATAAAAGTGAAAAATCTCTTCAAAACTCTTCATGATGTAGTTTGTTCAGCGTGTGGACCGAACGGGAG GTTGAAGTTCTTTCAGTCGTCTTCTGGTGGCCATGTGACTGTGACATCAACATCAAGTAGGATTTTTCACAGCCTGTCTGGCTTGTCACATCCCATACTGAGGCTGATCCTCTCAGCTGTTAGAGGGCACCTTGATAATTACAGTGATGGTGGCTTACAAACAACACTTTTTCTTTTGAG TCTGGTTCAGAGCTCCCTGGATTTGACAATTCCAAGAGCATTAGTCCCTCAGCTCTATCAACATTCACTAGAGTTCTTGAGAAGCCATCTTGACTCCTGTCAGTGGAAAATGAAACTTGATTTTGGAAAAATGAAGAACATGTTAACTATCATAAGTAGCATCATTGGAACTAAACGGGCATGCGGACTCAGTCAATCAGACAGACAGCATATTGGAGTCCTCATTATGCAG GCTTTTGTTAAATCGCTCCCAAGCTGTACGCCACATCAAGATTCGTCCGAAGAAGTCTTAAGTCCTGAACCGATTCCGATTGTGACTTGTGAGGGAGACTCTGTGGAAGACTCAAGAATCTTAGAGGGAGTTGTTCTGCGAGCGCCAGATATCGCAATTTTCCCGCACCAAAGAAAAACACTTGTTGGAAGTACGGTTAAGGTAGCTTTGTACAACATATCAATGGCCGGAGACACAGATGAGTGGTTTGCAAGCGACGTCAGAGCAGAAACGACAAGCACTGGTGACAACTTCAGTATCACGAGTGCTGTCCTGCGGCAAATGATAAAGCTCGCCGATTGGTTGATTGCTGTCGGAGTGAGAGTGGTTGCCTGTCAGAAGTGTGTACACCCAGCTCTCAAGCAGTACTTAAGAGATAAG GGTGCATTTGTGATAGATCGCTTATCCATTCTACACATTTCTGCCGTTCAGCGGTTAACTGGAGCTCAGATTCTTAGCACCTTCAGAGAGGATATCTCCGAAGCAAGCTTTGGGCAGCTGGACAGAATTGACCATTTGATACTGAATGACAAGAG TTACATTCATCTGCTACCTAAGTCTGCATCCTCACAAGTAAACACACTCGTGCTGTGCTCACCAGAAGAGACCTCTCTGGAGGAGCTAAAGACGGCCTGTCAAGCAGCTGTTTGTGCTCTGTACAAGACACTAGCCTGCCCGTATGTGGTCCCAGGAGCTGGGTGTCTGGACACACACTTGGCATCAGTTTTGAGACGGTATGCGCAAACAAGTGGCTCAAAGGTGGCGGAAGAATTTGGCTGCACCAAAG GTCAACTTATTGCCGTCATCAACAACCTGGCTCATTGTCTAGAATCCTTGGCTAAGAGCCTGGAGCATGATGGGGGTGGTCATGTGACAGATTCAATCCATCGTCATCATTGGAGTGTCTCCCCTGGAGCTATTACGATAAAACCCAGTACTCCACGGTGCTTGTGTGGATTTGTGTCACGTAACGAGATAATGGAGTGGAGCTTGATGGGAGACCTGGATAGTTGCGTTGTTGGCGATTGCTCTGATAGTGTTGAGAAAGAACTTGAATACAGAGTGTTAGATATATTTTCCATGAAGATGAACTCTCTCCGAACTGCTATCGAGACTGCCAATGTCATATTGAGAGTTCATTGCGTGGTGTGCTCAAGAATTTCAAGTGCTGTAACTTAG
- the LOC138027193 gene encoding uncharacterized protein has protein sequence MARPRGSSKATRPRHRRRENLTSLSPEVLRLRLQALNLPITGSKADLISRLKAAVEKPCPTKQPPPGQVKKSMSVPPVQQPGAFSEAQMAAIQDTVHLSVEQALNSYSYPPVERFLGTATPNTATPTPHRQGAGTPLGLHRPLDRNLEDKILRGEYIDFTLLLPDSLSRPQVPETQLCLDDSTPGSASPLSMVRKRKPIIDNFHKWLDAYTAYVLVIVSSYPRRSLELLKYQQIISRAATKFKGLAFLSYDEQFCRRAAYDLTICWDQVDLELWTVTFSGLAKPHCLVCSSPYHSQIDCPSTDLPRQQPRNGPVCFRLNRTSGCTSSTSPFPHVCRRCRSATHSIVNCPNSVSKTT, from the exons ATGGCTCGTCCGCGTGGCAGTTCGAAAGCTACTCGACCTCGCCATCGTCGTCGGGAAAATCTAACTTCCTTGTCGCCGGAAGTTCTTCGCCTTCGTCTTCAGGCCCTCAATCTGCCGATAACTGGCAGCAAAGCGGATCTGATTTCCCGCTTGAAAGCAGCCGTAGAAAAACCTTGTCCAACCAAGCAGCCACCGCCCGGTCAGGTGAAGAAATCCATGTC CGTGCCGCCCGTCCAGCAACCGGGTGCATTCTCCGAAGCCCAAATGGCCGCCATACAGGACACCGTTCATTTGTCCGTGGAGCAAGCGCTCAACAGCTACTCGTATCCACCGGTCGAGCGTTTTCTGGGCACTGCTACGCCCAACACAGCAACTCCAACACCTCACAGACAAGGAGCAGGTACTCCTCTGGGCCTCCATCGCCCTCTGGACAGAAATTTGGAGGACAAAATTCTGCGTGGTGAGTACATAGACTTTACTCTGTTGCTCCCTGATTCCTTAAGTCGGCCCCAGGTTCCCGAAACCCAGCTCTGCCTAGACGACTCGACCCCAGGTTCTGCCTCACCACTGTCAATGGTTCGCAAACGCAAGCCTATTATTGACAATTTTCATAAGTGGTTGGATGCTTATACTGCCTACGTGCTGGTTATAGTTTCATCATATCCTCGAAGATCCCTTGAGTTGCTTAAGTACCAGCAGATCATAAGCAGGGCGGCTACCAAATTCAAGGGGTTGGCCTTCCTTTCATACGATGAACAATTTTGCCGTAGAGCTGCTTACGACTTAACTATATGCTGGGATCAAGTTGACCTTGAACTGTGGACCGTTACCTTCTCTGGCCTTGCTAAGCCGCACTGTCTCGTTTGCTCCAGCCCCTACCACAGCCAGATCGACTGTCCTAGCACAGACCTGCCAAGACAGCAGCCCCGAAACGGACCCGTCTGCTTCCGATTAAACCGGACCTCTGGGTGCACTTCAAGTACTTCCCCGTTCCCACACGTCTGCCGCCGCTGCCGGTCTGCTACCCACTCCATCGTCAACTGCCCTAACAGCGTCTCAAAGACCACTTAA
- the LOC138028608 gene encoding small ribosomal subunit protein bS16m-like — MRKSLVTLRFALYGCKNRPFFYIVATNRYKPRNRGYLEQVGTFDPMPNTRNEKLASLNMDRIRYWLSVGARPSRPVAILFGLAGILPPHPHSLVVATKRRQALAVAAQTLQQAEMDKEVEEELVGSPKSKDNDTNQKDP, encoded by the exons ATGAGGAAATCGCTAGTTACCCTTCGATTTGCTCTCTATGGATGTAAAAACAGACCTTTCTTCTACATAGTGGCGACGAACCGATATAAACCCCGAAATAGGGGATACCTAGAGCAG gtGGGAACATTTGATCCAATGCCAAACACCAGAAATGAAAAGCTGGCAAGTTTAAACATGGATAGAATAAG GTACTGGTTATCAGTTGGAGCAAGACCATCAAGACCTGTGGCAATTTTATTTGGGCTG GCAGGCATTTTGCCACCACACCCACATAGTCTGGTAGTTGCCACAAAAAGACGTCAAGCTCTTGCTGTAGCTGCCCAAACCTTGCAACAAGCAGAGATGGATAAGGAAGTGGAGGAAGAACTGGTTGGAAGTCCCAAAAGCAAAGACAATGACACTAATCAGAAAGATCCTTAA